A region of Drosophila mauritiana strain mau12 chromosome 3L, ASM438214v1, whole genome shotgun sequence DNA encodes the following proteins:
- the LOC117140463 gene encoding uncharacterized protein LOC117140463, which produces MHSLRLLVLLGVLMATQGRVLDQDKAPEVVASPQETKPVEVKQEVANEILETKPQLVGAVISQGQSSAAIDHVGVKEGQNQVANSANPDVQESQPQVLSVVEVTKENQEAHAPLSKVVSSPVAPAIAEEKQSTSNEIPKDQEPRKEEVITQNHPDVQGRDNKIQLVYEQPGQNQNQIPQISIQDLEKIFKYQGVQVVNGSQSLYQYPSTYNKYPSYPKVEYVSVVNTSDANVTQHIHNHTHYYPNQKKPGFPFPFLPNPFEKQEPVYVNLNQTTNSTGNVTYHTHIHEETKPFPFLPNPFTDFPKVVGLSLVLLPNPFYVNKNHNVNQSQVVSLPAGYQENGEYQYFGKFRALSEETQKQQQKQQSQQQSQQQAQKPNFYLIPNPLASQASGDGQKVDGNVVLPINLAALPLLVPAPELTQGKASPSGSISFQDLIKATNVHVSQPIKLQANNGFTQVQKEQAAIQQLILSHLSEQQKLFQKQSVAGGKRSQSAQPVVQLQEEEESSVLFAVEIPKPIYRFFKGIFGGFSN; this is translated from the exons ATG CATTCTCTACGACTCCTGGTTCTTCTTGGTGTTTTGATGGCCACTCAGGGCAGAGTCTTAGATCAGGACAAGGCCCCGGAGGTTGTCGCTTCACCTCAAGAAACCAAACCCGTGGAGGTCAAGCAGGAAGTTGCCAACGAAATACTGGAAACCAAGCCACAACTGGTTGGCGCTGTCATCTCCCAAGGCCAATCTTCTGCAGCTATTGATCATGTTGGAGTGAAGGAGGGTCAAAATCAGGTGGCGAACTCCGCAAATCCAGATGTCCAGGAAAGCCAACCCCAAGTGCTTTCTGTCGTAGAAGTAACTAAAGAAAACCAGGAAGCACATGCCCCTCTGAGTAAGGTCGTCAGTAGCCCGGTAGCCCCAGCGATAGCCGAGGAAAAGCAGTCCACTTCCAATGAGATACCCAAGGATCAGGAGCCCCGCAAAGAGGAAGTTATAACCCAGAACCATCCCGACGTCCAAGGTCGCGATAATAAGATCCAGTTGGTGTATGAGCAGCCTGGtcaaaaccaaaaccagaTTCCACAGATAAGCATTCAAGACCTGGAGAAGATCTTCAAGTATCAGGGAGTGCAAGTGGTCAACGGATCTCAATCATTGTACCAGTATCCGAGCACCTACAACAAGTACCCATCTTACCCGAAGGTGGAATACGTTTCTGTGGTGAACACATCGGATGCCAATGTGACCCAGCACATCCACAACCACACGCACTACTATCCCAACCAGAAGAAGCCCGGATTTCCCTTCCCCTTCCTGCCCAATCCCTTCGAGAAACAGGAACCCGTTTATGTTAACCTGAATCAAACTACGAACTCCACGGGCAACGTGACTTACCACACCCACATCCACGAGGAAACGAAGCCGTTCCCCTTCCTGCCCAATCCCTTCACGGACTTCCCCAAGGTAGTGGGCCTCAGCTTGGTGCTCCTCCCGAATCCATTCTATGTAAACAAGAACCACAACGTGAACCAGTCTCAGGTCGTGAGCCTGCCTGCTGGATACCAGGAGAATGGGGAGTACCAGTACTTTGGAAAGTTCCGTGCTCTTTCCGAGGAAAcccagaagcagcagcagaagcagcaatcCCAGCAGCAATCCCAGCAGCAGGCTCAGAAGCCCAATTTCTACCTGATCCCCAATCCACTGGCCAGTCAGGCATCCGGTGATGGTCAAAAGGTAGATGGCAATGTTGTGCTTCCCATAAATCTGGCTGCTCTCCCACTTCTGGTTCCGGCTCCAGAGCTGACCCAGGGTAAAGCTTCGCCCTCAGGCAGCATCAGTTTCCAGGATCTGATTAAGGCCACCAATGTCCATGTGAGCCAGCCCATCAAGCTGCAGGCCAACAATGGCTTCACTCAAGTTCAGAAGGAGCAGGCTGCCATCCAGCAGCTGATCCTCAGCCATCTCAGCGAGCAGCAGAAGCTGTTCCAGAAGCAATCCGTTGCGGGCGGAAAGCGCTCCCAGTCCGCACAGCCCGTTGTCCAACtccaggaggaggaggagagctcCGTTCTGTTTGCCGTGGAGATCCCGAAGCCCATCTATCGCTTCTTCAAGGGCATCTTCGGCGGTTTCTCCAACTGA
- the LOC117140465 gene encoding uncharacterized protein LOC117140465 isoform X1, which yields MSKVSPVKLAIWISTKTEKVSSGGPSMAAKLLAILLLLVATGVQARRLGHRRLIIHVPVKVKTHHHTHTVYKVLHGSHGGGGGVKQTVYKVLGFSTHGGGIAKGGGGGVGGVGHGGYGSYDMGSMGGMGHGEITYEDMHGCESGKVIPAARDMIFNHYSRHDQSDGTAEDYAEELDDFVDLRDGWL from the exons ATGTCCAAAGTGAGTCCAGTTAAGTTGGCCATTTGGATCAgcacaaaaaccgaaaaa GTGTCATCTGGTGGTCCCTCCATGGCGGCGAAGCTGCTGGCCATACTGCTCCTGCTGGTGGCAACGGGAGTGCAGGCGCGGCGTCTGGGCCACCGACGCCTCATCATCCACGTGCCGGTCAAGGTGAAGACGCACCACCACACCCACACCGTGTACAAGGTGCTCCACGGATCACATGGCGGCGGCGGAGGTGTGAAGCAAACGGTGTACAAAGTGCTTGGCTTCTCCACACACGGAGGTGGCATTGCCAagggcggcggcggaggagtaGGAGGCGTTGGCCATGGAGGCTACGGAAGCTACGACATGGGCAGCATGGGAGGAATGGGACACGGCGAAATCACATACGAGGACATGCACGGCTGCGAGAGCGGCAAGGTGATTCCGGCGGCCAGGGACATGATTTTCAATCACTACTCGCGGCACGACCAGAGCGATGGAACTGCCGAGGATTACGCCGAGGAGCTGGACGACTTTGTAGACCTAAGGGATGGCTGGTTGTGA
- the LOC117140465 gene encoding serine, glycine, tyrosine and glutamine-rich protein isoform X2 produces the protein MSKVSSGGPSMAAKLLAILLLLVATGVQARRLGHRRLIIHVPVKVKTHHHTHTVYKVLHGSHGGGGGVKQTVYKVLGFSTHGGGIAKGGGGGVGGVGHGGYGSYDMGSMGGMGHGEITYEDMHGCESGKVIPAARDMIFNHYSRHDQSDGTAEDYAEELDDFVDLRDGWL, from the exons ATGTCCAAA GTGTCATCTGGTGGTCCCTCCATGGCGGCGAAGCTGCTGGCCATACTGCTCCTGCTGGTGGCAACGGGAGTGCAGGCGCGGCGTCTGGGCCACCGACGCCTCATCATCCACGTGCCGGTCAAGGTGAAGACGCACCACCACACCCACACCGTGTACAAGGTGCTCCACGGATCACATGGCGGCGGCGGAGGTGTGAAGCAAACGGTGTACAAAGTGCTTGGCTTCTCCACACACGGAGGTGGCATTGCCAagggcggcggcggaggagtaGGAGGCGTTGGCCATGGAGGCTACGGAAGCTACGACATGGGCAGCATGGGAGGAATGGGACACGGCGAAATCACATACGAGGACATGCACGGCTGCGAGAGCGGCAAGGTGATTCCGGCGGCCAGGGACATGATTTTCAATCACTACTCGCGGCACGACCAGAGCGATGGAACTGCCGAGGATTACGCCGAGGAGCTGGACGACTTTGTAGACCTAAGGGATGGCTGGTTGTGA